Below is a window of Electrophorus electricus isolate fEleEle1 chromosome 12, fEleEle1.pri, whole genome shotgun sequence DNA.
TGGAGAGCACTATCAAGCAGTCAGAAAATGATCTGAACAAGCTGTTGGAGACCACACGCCGTCTCCATGATGAGTACAAACCACTGAAGGAACATGTGGATGCTCTCAGGATGGCTCTTGGCTTAAACAGGCTACCTAATCTtaatgaagaggaggagagactcTCACTAGagtgggtgttttgtttttttgtttttttcattcaaagAAGTATCTTTACGCTGTGGTCCAAAGTCAACTATGCTGCATGTGCAACAAATGGAAGTAACCTCAAGCAtgaaatgtgtttctgttttcccATCTAGTTACTTTGAAAAGCAAAAGGCTGAATGGCAGAAGGAGTCGCATGAGCCCATCATCCCTGAGTCTCTTGCAGCggctgcagctgctgcccagcagctgcaggtctcCAGGAAACAAGATGCCCGACAACCAGCCACCTTCAGACAGCAGCCTCCACCCATGAAGGTCAGCACTCAGATtgttttacatgtacatttgtcagattattttatttagtatcTTTGATCAGTATGTTTTCTCTAGCAACCGAACCATTAACTGCGGTGTTGCTGGACTTACCAGTggaaatttatatttttttacccCACAAAACCAAAAGCTAGATtcattattgtaattattgtaatttactTTAGTGTTTTAAACATTGACCATCACTGGATACTATGTAAAGAGTGAGCCTTTTTATTGATTAATTCGTTGGTCTCCGCAGGCATGCCTATCTTGTCACCAGCAAATCCATCGCAATGCACCCATCTGTCCTCTGTGTAAGGCAAAGAGTCGTTCTCGGAACCCAAAGAAACCCAAGAGGAAACctgatgaataattaataactATGTAACTTGCTGTTTTTAACCATAAGCGGTCTTTTATTAGCTCAAGATATTTAATGTACACAGTTAACTGAATCTTTTTTTGTGATGTAGTTCCTTAAGTATATATGCTGTAGATTTTTTAGACAAGCTTTTCAATACAGTATTGAATTTACTTCATAATTCTCATGCCTAAATAATTTCAGTTGGTTAACATTGTGTGCTGATAAGGAAAATGAatgtatatgttttacattcagcATGCCTCATTACATAGTAATACCAAGTAATAGTCATgtagtttataaaaaaaaaaaatcttttactAGCATCAGAAATGTAAAACTTTGAAGGGGTTTGCATACTTAAATATCACACAATTTATTACATTAAAGAAAGATGTGTATTAGTTTACAACATGAGTAATGAAGTTGCTAATATTTGACTTGAATTTTTTACGTGCATGTTTGCTGTCCttaatattttagtaatatttCAGACTGTTGATTTGATTACTTTAACCTTGATAAAGAGTGAAAGTCCTTCTAATGGTTACTGACAAGCGTtaaatattgttgtttttatcagTGTTGTTTTTTACCTGTGTTATGTGTTGTACAGTGCAGTAATTTCTTCAGTAAAAACCCAAAACCTGAGAAATTATGTAAGTGAAGCCTTTCATTTATTGTTATGTAATTTGTGTCTTTCACTTAACAGTTTCTTCCATATTTCACCTGGCTCATCTGAGGGCTTGGGTATATACTTCAACATCTCCCCGAGTAGGCAAACAGTGtcctaaaacacacaaagactcatCAATCAGTCTGAACCCCACCAAACTGcccttaatttttttattgcagtttttGTTATGGTACTGCTTACTTTATTGCAGACATGGTCCTGAATTTTGTCCTCCAATAGGTGGGTCTGAAGCTGACTCTTCTTATTTCTCATAAAAAAGTCTAGTGCCAGGTCAGCTCGTTTAGCCAGGCAGGCAGTGCAGCGGGAGGGCTCATGGAAGTCCTGCTCAGCCCCCTACCGATCCGTTCCGCATGAATAATAGAATAATTGGAAGTTTACATGTTAACGGGCTTGTGCAACACTAAAACGTTTTTTAATGGTGTTTTTAGTCTTTTGCATTGACAAGAAAAGGAAGACACTTTGGAGGGAACCAGGATTCAAATAAGCATTTCAgctctttaattattttatttatttatttatttactgtagtTTGCAATGTCTTATGTAATACTGTATCAGTATAATGTTATTTTAGGCAACATTGCAACTGGATTAAGAGAAACAGTTCTTACCCTCCTCATCTCTTCTCTGAAAGCCTTCAGCCTTAACATGCATACAAGATGTTCCGGTACATTCTGTTCAAGAATGGCCTCTTTTGGCGTGATTATATGTTTCCTCTGcttgtgcttttgtttacattcaAGCAAATCTTTCTGTTGCTTAATGTGCTGAATCTGTGTCTTACCATACTCTCGTAGTGCAGCTTCGTTTGCTTGCTGTGCTTTCTTATCTGTGGAGGGCAAAACTAAACATTGTTATACGTTTTCTCTCACCACTTCATTTACTGTCCTCTTCTTtgtgttaaaattaattaagaattatacaaatgtacacaattaaacatgtcacacaACTCAAGTACccaaatccttttttaaaaagcaaatgaaa
It encodes the following:
- the LOC113574207 gene encoding uncharacterized protein C8orf48 yields the protein MNDKKAQQANEAALREYGKTQIQHIKQQKDLLECKQKHKQRKHIITPKEAILEQNVPEHLVCMLRLKAFREEMRRGAEQDFHEPSRCTACLAKRADLALDFFMRNKKSQLQTHLLEDKIQDHVCNKDTVCLLGEMLKYIPKPSDEPGEIWKKLLSERHKLHNNK
- the LOC113574204 gene encoding zinc finger C4H2 domain-containing protein; its protein translation is MSDEQEIMCKLENILEIRNKTLQMEKIKSRLKSEFEALESEEKHLREYKQEMDLLLQEKMAHVEELRLIHADINVMESTIKQSENDLNKLLETTRRLHDEYKPLKEHVDALRMALGLNRLPNLNEEEERLSLDYFEKQKAEWQKESHEPIIPESLAAAAAAAQQLQVSRKQDARQPATFRQQPPPMKACLSCHQQIHRNAPICPLCKAKSRSRNPKKPKRKPDE